From Sphingobium sp. RAC03, a single genomic window includes:
- the plsX gene encoding phosphate acyltransferase PlsX: protein MGGDEGVRVMIAGVALARHRHDGLLFTLFGDEARIKAALDSHPNLRAASDVVHAASVVDGADKPGVAIRKKDSSMSMAIAAVKSGQAGAAVSAGNTGALMAMAKVALRTMPGVDRPALAAMLPTLGDNDVIMLDLGANTECDARNLVQFAVMGAAYSRIAFDLERPRVRLLNIGTEDLKGTDEIRDAAAILRAADTLPLQFDGFTEGDKISRGDTDVIVCDGFSGNVALKTAEGTARFVTDVLRKAFTSSIRSKIGFLISKPAMHLLKHHLDPNNHNGAVFLGLNGVVVKSHGSADAKGVANAVHVAARLLEEDITRRIAADMAGIADLSATKAAKLELPVK from the coding sequence ATGGGCGGGGATGAAGGCGTGCGTGTGATGATCGCGGGTGTTGCACTCGCGCGTCACCGGCACGATGGACTCCTTTTCACCCTGTTCGGTGACGAAGCGCGGATCAAGGCCGCGCTCGACAGCCACCCTAATTTGCGGGCCGCATCGGACGTCGTCCATGCTGCATCGGTGGTCGATGGCGCGGACAAGCCCGGCGTCGCCATCCGCAAGAAGGACAGCTCGATGAGCATGGCCATTGCGGCCGTGAAATCGGGTCAGGCCGGGGCGGCGGTATCGGCGGGCAATACCGGCGCGCTGATGGCGATGGCGAAAGTGGCGCTGCGGACCATGCCGGGCGTCGATCGCCCTGCGCTGGCCGCGATGCTGCCGACGCTGGGCGACAATGACGTCATCATGCTCGACCTGGGCGCCAATACCGAATGCGACGCGCGCAACCTCGTCCAGTTCGCGGTGATGGGCGCGGCCTATTCGCGTATCGCCTTCGACCTTGAACGGCCGCGTGTGCGCCTGCTCAACATCGGCACCGAGGATCTTAAGGGCACGGACGAGATCCGCGACGCCGCCGCCATATTGCGCGCCGCCGACACCTTGCCGCTTCAGTTCGATGGTTTTACCGAGGGCGACAAGATCAGCCGCGGTGATACCGACGTGATCGTGTGCGACGGTTTTTCGGGCAATGTCGCGCTCAAGACTGCGGAGGGCACCGCCCGCTTCGTTACCGACGTGCTGCGCAAGGCGTTCACCAGCTCGATCCGCTCGAAGATCGGCTTCCTGATCTCCAAGCCTGCCATGCACCTGCTCAAACATCATCTCGACCCCAACAACCATAATGGCGCGGTTTTCCTGGGCCTCAACGGCGTCGTCGTGAAAAGCCATGGCAGCGCCGATGCCAAGGGCGTGGCCAATGCGGTCCATGTTGCCGCGCGGCTGCTGGAAGAGGATATCACCCGCCGCATCGCCGCCGATATGGCGGGCATTGCGGACCTGTCGGCTACTAAAGCCGCCAAGCTGGAGCTGCCCGTCAAGTGA
- a CDS encoding beta-ketoacyl-ACP synthase III, producing MIRRSILLGTGSALPVRAVSNAELAQTVDTSDEWIVERTGIRNRHIAGEGETTSTLATDAARAALDAAGVAPQDIDLIILATATPDQTFPATATTVQAALGIDDCVAFDVAAVCSGFLYAMTVADSMIRSGAANRALVIGAETFSRILDWEDRATCVLFGDGAGAVVLGAEESADGARGILASKLHADGRHNQLLYVDGGPSTTQTVGKLRMRGQEVFRHAVVNLASVLNEVMAMAGLTNADIDWLVPHQANARILDATARKLKLSPDRVVVTVDRHANTSAASVPLALDLAVRDGRIKPGELIVLEAMGGGFTWGACVIRL from the coding sequence GTGATCCGTCGATCGATATTGCTGGGCACGGGCTCGGCCCTGCCCGTTCGCGCGGTCAGCAATGCCGAACTGGCGCAGACCGTCGATACCAGCGACGAATGGATCGTTGAGCGCACCGGCATCCGCAATCGGCATATTGCCGGAGAGGGGGAAACGACCTCTACGCTGGCGACCGATGCCGCCCGCGCCGCGCTTGACGCGGCGGGTGTCGCGCCGCAGGATATCGACCTCATCATCTTGGCGACGGCGACCCCGGACCAGACTTTTCCTGCCACCGCCACGACCGTCCAGGCCGCGCTTGGCATTGACGATTGCGTCGCGTTCGACGTGGCCGCCGTCTGCTCAGGCTTTCTCTACGCCATGACCGTGGCGGACAGCATGATCCGATCGGGTGCCGCTAACCGCGCGCTGGTGATCGGCGCGGAAACCTTCAGCCGCATCCTCGACTGGGAGGATCGCGCGACCTGCGTCCTGTTTGGCGATGGTGCAGGCGCTGTGGTGTTGGGGGCGGAGGAAAGCGCGGATGGTGCGCGCGGCATACTGGCGTCGAAACTCCATGCCGATGGCCGCCACAATCAGCTTCTCTATGTCGACGGCGGCCCGTCAACGACGCAGACCGTGGGCAAATTGCGGATGCGCGGGCAGGAGGTGTTCCGCCATGCGGTCGTCAACCTCGCCTCGGTCCTCAATGAAGTCATGGCGATGGCGGGCCTGACCAATGCCGACATCGACTGGCTGGTCCCGCACCAGGCCAATGCCCGTATCCTCGACGCGACGGCGCGCAAATTGAAGCTGTCGCCCGACCGGGTGGTGGTGACCGTCGACCGCCACGCCAATACCTCCGCCGCGTCGGTTCCGTTGGCGCTCGACCTCGCGGTGCGCGACGGGCGGATCAAGCCGGGCGAACTTATCGTCCTGGAAGCGATGGGCGGCGGCTTTACCTGGGGCGCCTGCGTCATTCGCCTGTGA
- the ihfA gene encoding integration host factor subunit alpha: MSGTGTLTRADLAESLNRHVGLSRAEAAALVESILDHMSVALERGENVKISSFGTFVLRDKTQRMGRNPKTGVEVPIQPRRVLTFRASQTMRDRVA, translated from the coding sequence ATGAGCGGCACGGGTACATTGACGCGCGCGGATCTGGCGGAAAGCCTCAACCGCCATGTCGGCTTGTCGCGGGCGGAAGCCGCTGCGCTGGTCGAATCGATCCTCGATCATATGTCAGTCGCGCTGGAGCGCGGCGAGAATGTGAAGATCTCCAGCTTCGGCACCTTCGTCCTGCGCGACAAGACGCAGCGCATGGGCCGCAATCCCAAGACCGGGGTCGAGGTGCCGATCCAGCCGCGCCGGGTGCTGACGTTCCGCGCCAGCCAGACGATGCGCGACCGGGTCGCCTGA
- a CDS encoding MerR family transcriptional regulator has translation MKKVEGAFLTIGELAGELGLAQHILRYWETRFPQLRPLQRSGNRRYYRPADVDLARRIHHLLNVEGFTVKGAQKALEEGNGAPPPVSPPQAEDDLLTRLETIRATLARAIAL, from the coding sequence ATGAAAAAGGTGGAGGGGGCATTTCTGACCATCGGCGAACTGGCCGGTGAACTGGGACTGGCCCAGCATATATTGCGCTATTGGGAAACGCGGTTTCCGCAGTTGCGACCGCTGCAGCGCTCCGGCAATCGGCGCTATTACCGCCCTGCCGATGTCGATCTCGCCCGCCGCATCCACCATCTGCTCAACGTGGAGGGCTTCACCGTCAAGGGTGCGCAAAAGGCGCTGGAAGAGGGCAATGGCGCTCCTCCTCCGGTTTCGCCGCCTCAGGCCGAAGATGACCTGCTGACGCGTCTCGAAACCATCCGTGCTACGCTGGCGCGTGCGATTGCTTTATAG
- a CDS encoding GNAT family N-acetyltransferase translates to MTPITWRRAEARDAPALSILGGATFLTSFAHDHPGAALTAHIRTAHGEAYYASALTDQAQTVLIGETPLGAAVGYAMITPPDLPIATDPARDVELKRVYLLHGWQGGGHGDRIMALVVEEAQRRGARRLLLAVYPQNERARRFYARHGFGEIGELTFMVGDVPFRDLIYARTL, encoded by the coding sequence GTGACGCCGATCACGTGGCGCCGGGCGGAGGCACGCGACGCCCCTGCCCTCTCCATATTAGGCGGGGCGACTTTCCTCACCAGCTTTGCCCATGATCATCCGGGTGCGGCGCTGACCGCCCATATCCGCACCGCGCATGGCGAGGCCTATTATGCATCAGCGCTCACCGATCAGGCGCAAACGGTGCTGATCGGTGAAACCCCGCTCGGCGCGGCGGTGGGCTATGCGATGATCACCCCGCCGGACCTGCCGATCGCGACCGACCCGGCGCGTGACGTGGAATTGAAGCGCGTCTACCTGCTGCATGGCTGGCAGGGTGGTGGGCATGGCGATAGGATCATGGCGCTGGTGGTCGAAGAAGCGCAGCGGCGCGGGGCGCGCCGATTGCTACTCGCCGTCTATCCGCAGAACGAACGCGCACGTCGCTTCTATGCGCGACACGGCTTTGGCGAGATCGGCGAATTGACCTTCATGGTCGGGGACGTGCCGTTCCGCGACCTCATCTATGCGCGAACGCTATAA
- a CDS encoding SixA phosphatase family protein — MKRLTLLRHAKSDWDDPVARDFDRPLNRRGEKAAILMGQFAARRAMQFDMLVASPAVRVVETLDVFFTGYGQILDAHWDRRIYLASSPILFDVVRDLPDKADSVLMAGHNPGLEELILDLVPDDGNNDLRENVEAKFPTASIAVLDLAIDRWSQAKEGVATLASFTRPRDLDPALGPSSR, encoded by the coding sequence ATGAAACGGCTGACCCTGTTGCGCCACGCCAAGTCGGACTGGGACGATCCGGTGGCTCGCGATTTCGACCGGCCGTTGAACCGCCGGGGCGAGAAGGCTGCCATATTGATGGGCCAGTTCGCCGCGCGCCGCGCCATGCAGTTCGACATGCTGGTCGCCTCGCCTGCTGTGCGGGTCGTGGAGACGCTGGACGTCTTCTTCACGGGCTATGGCCAGATACTCGACGCGCATTGGGACCGGCGCATCTACCTCGCCTCCTCCCCCATCCTGTTCGATGTCGTCCGCGACCTGCCCGACAAGGCCGACAGCGTTTTGATGGCCGGGCATAATCCGGGGCTGGAGGAGTTGATTCTCGATCTGGTTCCTGATGATGGCAACAATGACTTGCGCGAGAATGTGGAGGCGAAGTTTCCGACCGCCAGCATAGCAGTGCTTGACCTCGCCATTGACCGCTGGTCGCAGGCAAAAGAAGGTGTCGCAACACTAGCCAGCTTCACCCGACCGCGCGACCTCGACCCCGCATTGGGGCCAAGTTCGCGGTGA
- a CDS encoding ATP-dependent DNA helicase — MIDPADLPALHASHGGIWLRDGGRTQGLAKGRAIARAAETPVLLLNAPLTGQRLGYPELNGLDLLELWAFLHPARFLVPTPKGLAAALNLAVPASEGDIPGLLQQAAQVMLDRLGSTDWTEREGGWTAAQSLHRLRWTWAPLVAPRIAKPKEAERWLFSKLPEWEEAQPRPAPRTIALDEGQVLARLDALTGAGAEPRPGQRAYAAAASAAFLPRRHRDQPNMLLAEAGTGIGKTLGYLAPASLWAGQAQGTVWVSTYTKALQRQLDRESLRLFPDPAVAAKRVVVRKGRENYLCLLNLEDALQGGFTGRAAILAQLVARWAAFSKDGDMVGGDLPGWLPTLFRRNGSTALTDRRGECIYAGCPHYRKCFIERSSRASADADIVIANHALVMINAARGRETGQRPQRIIFDEGHHLFDAADSTFSVALSGQEAIELRRWIMGPEGGSRGRRRGLAARLSDLASYDEEGGQAIRAAIDAAQALPADEWLKRVVAGEPFGALEALLTAVRATVYARAADTGEADAGYGMETELAEPDGALVEAAQEAALALDALIKPLVRLGRRLEAVIEDAPDWLDSAARARIEGAVASLGWRRDLIAAWLALLTRIGGPADPDYVDWLAVDRIEGREFDIGIHRHWLDPSRPLAEAVLKPAQGVIVTSATLKGGGEWSNAEGRSGAVHLPHGAERFEAASPFDYPGRAEVLIVTDIKRGDIAALSGAYGRLIEAAGGGTLGLFTAIRRLRGVHARIADRLARAGLPLYAQHVDPIDTGTLVDIFRDDPRASLLGTDALRDGVDVPGHSLRLVVMEGVPWSKPTVLHAARRLAGGGNAYDDRLIRARLAQAFGRLIRRAEDRGSFVILSAAMPSRLLSAFPPGTPIRRLTLDEAILAVNASARAQTLGETAALGHQGAESGMPPQETE, encoded by the coding sequence GTGATCGACCCCGCCGACCTTCCCGCCCTTCACGCCAGCCATGGCGGCATCTGGTTGCGCGATGGCGGCCGTACGCAAGGGCTTGCCAAGGGACGGGCGATCGCCCGCGCGGCCGAAACCCCCGTGCTGCTGCTCAATGCACCTTTGACCGGCCAGCGGCTCGGCTATCCCGAATTGAATGGCCTCGACCTGCTGGAATTATGGGCTTTTCTCCACCCCGCCCGCTTTCTGGTGCCCACACCCAAGGGGCTGGCGGCAGCGCTCAATTTGGCGGTTCCGGCCAGCGAAGGCGACATTCCTGGCCTGCTGCAACAAGCGGCACAAGTGATGCTCGATCGGCTGGGATCGACCGACTGGACCGAGCGCGAAGGCGGCTGGACCGCAGCGCAATCGCTGCACCGGTTGCGCTGGACCTGGGCACCGCTGGTCGCGCCGCGCATCGCCAAGCCCAAGGAAGCCGAACGCTGGCTCTTTTCCAAATTGCCCGAATGGGAGGAGGCGCAGCCCCGCCCCGCCCCGCGCACGATCGCGCTGGATGAAGGACAGGTGCTGGCCCGGCTCGACGCGCTGACTGGCGCTGGGGCCGAGCCGCGTCCTGGTCAGCGCGCCTATGCCGCCGCCGCCAGCGCCGCCTTCCTGCCGCGTCGCCATCGCGACCAGCCCAATATGCTGCTCGCCGAAGCAGGCACCGGCATCGGCAAGACGCTGGGCTATCTCGCCCCCGCCTCGCTCTGGGCGGGACAGGCGCAGGGGACGGTGTGGGTGTCGACCTATACCAAGGCGCTGCAGCGCCAGCTCGATCGCGAATCGCTGCGCCTCTTTCCCGACCCAGCCGTCGCCGCCAAGCGCGTGGTGGTGCGCAAGGGGCGGGAAAATTATCTCTGCCTGCTCAATCTGGAAGATGCGTTGCAGGGCGGCTTTACCGGCCGCGCGGCGATACTGGCGCAACTGGTCGCGCGCTGGGCAGCGTTCAGCAAGGATGGCGACATGGTCGGCGGCGACCTGCCCGGCTGGTTGCCGACGCTGTTCCGGCGCAATGGATCGACCGCGCTGACCGACCGGCGGGGCGAGTGCATCTATGCCGGCTGCCCCCATTATCGCAAATGCTTCATCGAGCGGTCGTCGCGGGCGAGCGCGGATGCGGACATTGTTATCGCCAATCATGCGCTGGTCATGATCAACGCCGCGCGCGGGCGGGAAACCGGCCAGCGACCACAGCGAATCATCTTCGACGAGGGCCATCATCTATTCGATGCCGCCGATTCGACCTTTTCAGTCGCGCTGTCGGGGCAAGAAGCGATCGAGCTGCGCCGCTGGATCATGGGGCCGGAGGGCGGATCGCGCGGGCGGCGGCGCGGGCTGGCGGCGCGCCTGTCCGATCTTGCCAGCTATGACGAGGAAGGCGGACAAGCGATCCGCGCAGCGATCGACGCAGCGCAGGCGCTGCCCGCTGACGAATGGCTCAAGCGCGTCGTCGCAGGCGAACCGTTCGGGGCGCTGGAAGCCTTGCTGACCGCGGTACGCGCCACCGTCTACGCCCGCGCCGCCGATACGGGCGAGGCGGATGCAGGCTATGGCATGGAAACCGAGCTGGCCGAACCGGATGGCGCACTGGTCGAGGCGGCACAGGAAGCGGCGCTGGCGCTCGACGCGCTCATCAAGCCATTGGTGCGGCTGGGGCGGCGGCTGGAAGCGGTGATAGAGGATGCGCCCGACTGGCTGGACAGCGCGGCGCGGGCGCGGATCGAGGGCGCAGTGGCATCGCTCGGCTGGCGGCGCGACCTGATCGCGGCCTGGCTAGCGCTGCTGACGCGCATCGGCGGCCCGGCGGACCCCGACTATGTCGACTGGCTGGCGGTCGACCGGATCGAGGGGCGCGAGTTCGACATCGGCATCCACCGCCACTGGCTCGACCCCAGCCGCCCGCTCGCCGAAGCCGTGCTGAAACCGGCCCAGGGGGTGATCGTCACCAGCGCGACGCTGAAGGGCGGCGGCGAATGGAGCAATGCGGAGGGGCGCAGCGGCGCGGTCCACCTGCCCCATGGCGCCGAACGGTTCGAGGCGGCCAGCCCCTTCGACTATCCGGGGCGCGCCGAGGTGTTGATCGTCACCGACATCAAACGGGGCGACATCGCCGCCTTGTCCGGTGCTTATGGCCGCTTGATCGAGGCGGCGGGCGGCGGCACGCTGGGGCTGTTCACCGCGATCCGGCGGCTGCGCGGCGTCCATGCGCGCATTGCCGACCGGCTGGCGCGGGCAGGCCTGCCGCTTTACGCGCAGCATGTCGACCCGATCGACACCGGCACCCTGGTTGATATTTTCCGCGATGATCCGCGCGCTTCGCTGCTCGGCACCGATGCCTTGCGCGATGGCGTGGACGTGCCGGGCCATTCGCTGCGGCTGGTGGTGATGGAGGGGGTGCCCTGGTCCAAGCCTACAGTGCTGCACGCGGCGCGGCGACTGGCTGGCGGCGGCAATGCCTATGACGACCGGTTGATCCGCGCGCGGCTGGCGCAGGCGTTCGGGCGGCTGATCCGCCGGGCCGAGGACAGGGGCAGTTTCGTGATCCTGTCGGCCGCGATGCCCAGCCGACTATTGAGCGCCTTCCCGCCGGGAACGCCGATCCGTCGCCTGACGCTGGACGAAGCGATCCTGGCGGTCAACGCCAGTGCACGCGCGCAAACGCTTGGCGAAACGGCCGCTTTGGGGCATCAGGGGGCCGAATCCGGCATGCCCCCCCAGGAGACAGAATGA
- a CDS encoding PilZ domain-containing protein, whose product MQIKRSRERISVEIPIVVTTVLDSLRGVIVDLSEGGAQVVGCTLPPKSQCQLDLDGYSVFGTVRWSEEDRMGIRFPYELTEGPLFEKLEAVKAARRAPLPFQPRPQSMGMGGGGFGRRTG is encoded by the coding sequence ATGCAGATCAAGCGCAGCCGTGAGCGCATCTCCGTCGAGATCCCCATCGTCGTCACGACGGTGCTCGACAGCTTGCGCGGCGTGATCGTCGACTTGAGCGAAGGCGGTGCCCAGGTCGTTGGCTGCACGCTCCCCCCGAAATCCCAGTGCCAGCTCGACTTGGATGGCTATAGCGTGTTCGGCACCGTTCGCTGGTCCGAAGAGGACCGGATGGGCATTCGCTTTCCTTACGAATTGACCGAGGGGCCGCTGTTCGAAAAGCTCGAAGCGGTAAAGGCAGCCCGCCGTGCGCCACTCCCCTTTCAACCACGCCCGCAATCCATGGGCATGGGCGGTGGCGGATTTGGCCGCCGTACAGGCTGA
- a CDS encoding lysine--tRNA ligase: MTVSDTLRTAAQAAKAWPYEEARKLLKRYPPHGPDGGVPAKGHILFETGYGPSGLPHIGTFNEVLRTTMVRNAWHALSDVPTRLIAFSDDMDGLRKVPDNVPNQAMLTQHLGKPLTQVPDPFEKFESFAHHNNAMLREFLDRFGFDYEFVSATDRYQAGAFDDALKNVLRHYQAIMDIMLPTLRKERQATYSPVLPISPKSGIVLQVPVEVIDADAGLIRFEDEGEMIEQSILSGAAKLQWKVDWAMRWVALGVDYEMAGKDLIDSVTQSSKICRALGARPPEGFNYEMFLDEKGEKISKSKGNGLSLEQWLTYGPQESLAFYAYREPKKAKQLHMGVIPRAVDEYWQFRGNYANQAIEQQLGNPVHHVHDGKLPDGTLPVTFGLLLNLVGVMGDASRDQVWAYLKNYVADANAETYPELDALIGHALAYHRDFVAPTLQRRAPDEHEAAALRRLDAELAALPEGASAEDIQNIVYAIGKDEAFGFAELRDWFKALYQTLLGADQGPRMGSFIALYGIANSRALIAEALAA; the protein is encoded by the coding sequence ATGACCGTATCCGACACGCTCCGTACCGCCGCGCAGGCGGCCAAGGCCTGGCCCTATGAAGAAGCGCGCAAGCTGCTCAAACGCTATCCGCCCCATGGGCCGGACGGCGGCGTTCCGGCCAAGGGACATATCCTGTTCGAAACCGGCTATGGTCCATCGGGCCTGCCGCATATCGGCACGTTCAACGAAGTGCTGCGCACTACCATGGTCCGCAATGCCTGGCATGCGCTGTCGGATGTGCCGACCCGGCTGATCGCGTTCAGCGACGATATGGACGGGCTGCGCAAGGTGCCCGACAATGTGCCCAACCAGGCGATGTTGACGCAGCATCTGGGCAAGCCGCTGACGCAGGTGCCCGATCCGTTCGAAAAGTTCGAAAGTTTCGCGCATCACAATAATGCGATGTTGCGGGAGTTTCTGGACCGTTTCGGATTCGATTATGAATTCGTGTCCGCCACCGACCGGTATCAGGCGGGGGCGTTCGACGATGCGCTCAAAAATGTCCTGCGCCATTATCAGGCCATCATGGACATCATGCTGCCGACCCTGCGCAAGGAACGGCAGGCGACCTATTCGCCCGTACTGCCGATCAGCCCCAAGAGCGGCATCGTCCTGCAGGTGCCGGTCGAGGTGATCGACGCCGACGCTGGCCTCATCCGTTTCGAGGATGAGGGCGAGATGATCGAACAGTCGATCCTGTCCGGGGCAGCCAAGCTGCAATGGAAGGTCGACTGGGCGATGCGCTGGGTCGCGCTGGGCGTCGATTATGAGATGGCGGGCAAGGATCTGATCGATTCGGTGACCCAATCGTCCAAAATCTGTCGCGCGCTGGGCGCACGGCCGCCCGAAGGCTTCAATTACGAGATGTTCCTCGACGAAAAGGGCGAGAAAATCTCCAAGTCGAAGGGCAATGGCCTCAGCCTCGAACAATGGCTGACCTATGGCCCGCAGGAAAGCCTGGCTTTCTATGCTTATCGCGAGCCGAAGAAGGCGAAGCAACTGCACATGGGCGTCATCCCGCGCGCGGTCGATGAATATTGGCAGTTTCGCGGCAATTATGCCAACCAGGCGATCGAGCAGCAGCTCGGCAACCCGGTCCATCATGTGCATGATGGCAAGCTGCCGGACGGCACGCTGCCAGTGACTTTCGGCCTGTTGCTGAACCTTGTCGGCGTGATGGGGGATGCCAGCCGCGATCAGGTTTGGGCCTATCTCAAAAATTACGTCGCTGATGCCAATGCGGAAACCTACCCGGAATTGGACGCGCTGATCGGCCATGCTCTGGCCTATCATCGCGATTTCGTGGCCCCCACGCTGCAACGTCGCGCGCCCGACGAGCATGAGGCGGCGGCTCTGCGCAGGCTGGATGCGGAACTTGCCGCGCTGCCGGAAGGCGCATCGGCCGAGGATATCCAGAATATCGTCTATGCCATCGGCAAGGACGAGGCGTTCGGTTTCGCTGAACTGCGCGACTGGTTCAAAGCGCTCTACCAGACGCTGCTCGGCGCGGATCAGGGGCCGCGCATGGGCAGCTTTATCGCGCTTTACGGCATCGCCAACAGCCGCGCTCTGATTGCGGAAGCGCTGGCGGCATAA
- a CDS encoding RcnB family protein: MRKLIILGLLAATVAPSVASAQSAREVRQSQRELREEQRDLRQAQRYGDRRDVRDERRDVREARREVREDWRDYRRSHRSVYRAGNWRAPFRYNQWNAGAQLRPAYYNSRYYISDPYRYRLPRPGMNQRWVRHYNDVMLVNVRNGRVIQVHRGFFW; the protein is encoded by the coding sequence ATGCGTAAACTGATCATCCTGGGCCTATTGGCCGCAACGGTTGCGCCGAGCGTTGCATCGGCGCAGTCCGCCCGCGAAGTCCGCCAAAGCCAGCGCGAGTTGCGCGAAGAACAGCGCGATCTGCGCCAGGCGCAGCGCTATGGCGACCGCCGCGACGTGCGCGATGAACGACGCGACGTGCGCGAGGCGCGCCGCGAAGTACGCGAAGACTGGCGCGATTATCGCCGCAGCCATCGCAGCGTCTATCGCGCCGGCAACTGGCGGGCGCCCTTCCGCTACAATCAGTGGAATGCAGGCGCGCAGCTTCGCCCGGCCTATTACAACTCGCGCTATTATATCAGCGACCCCTATCGCTATCGCCTGCCCCGTCCGGGCATGAACCAGCGCTGGGTCCGGCATTATAACGACGTGATGCTGGTGAATGTGCGCAATGGTCGCGTGATCCAGGTGCATCGCGGCTTCTTCTGGTAA
- a CDS encoding prolyl hydroxylase family protein, with protein MTDIMDDGGIASPARAQIGAGVRARLERNPMVSRIDSDRIDIFGRHGFLSSAECSGLRAIIDAGAQPSTLFSGSANADYRTSHSCNLDPFDDLVRTVSDRICALTGLPADHGETLQGQRYAAGQEYKVHCDYFPVTADYWQRMRKSGGQRSWTAMIYLSAVEAGGETHFPHCEFMVPPVEGMLLAWDNMDRTGAPNAMSLHAARPVEAGTKYVVTKWFREHRSGH; from the coding sequence ATGACGGACATAATGGACGATGGCGGCATTGCCTCCCCTGCGCGCGCGCAGATCGGTGCGGGCGTGCGCGCTCGGCTGGAACGAAACCCGATGGTCAGCCGCATCGACAGCGACAGGATCGACATCTTTGGACGCCACGGCTTTCTGAGCAGCGCGGAATGTTCGGGTCTGCGGGCGATCATCGACGCGGGCGCACAGCCATCGACATTGTTTTCGGGCAGCGCGAATGCGGACTATCGCACCAGCCATAGCTGCAACCTCGACCCCTTTGACGACTTGGTCCGAACGGTCAGCGATCGGATCTGCGCCTTGACCGGCCTTCCCGCCGACCATGGCGAAACCTTGCAAGGCCAGCGTTATGCGGCAGGGCAGGAATATAAGGTTCATTGCGACTATTTTCCGGTCACCGCGGATTATTGGCAGCGGATGCGCAAGAGCGGCGGACAACGTAGCTGGACCGCCATGATCTATCTGTCAGCCGTGGAAGCGGGCGGTGAAACCCACTTCCCGCATTGCGAATTCATGGTGCCGCCGGTTGAGGGCATGTTGCTGGCCTGGGATAATATGGACCGCACAGGCGCGCCCAACGCCATGAGCCTGCACGCCGCGCGTCCCGTGGAAGCTGGCACCAAATATGTCGTGACCAAATGGTTTCGCGAGCATCGCTCGGGCCACTGA